The bacterium genome contains the following window.
AGAAATTCATCTTCAAGTTCAGAAAGGTCTTTCCATATATTCATATTTGAAGAAATGTTTCGGAGCCAAATTCTGTTTCTTTCGCCTTCTGCACGCGCAGATTCGTAACACCCGTCTGTTCCCTGTAACGAGTAATTATTCATTGCGTGCGGTCTGTCTGAAAGCATATCAACTCTTATTTTTACAAGCCCACCTTTTGACATTTTACAGAGCATAAGACAGGTGTCCTCGTTTTCATAATAATCTCCGCGAGGGTCTTTGTAGTGGTGCCCACTACCAACACAAGAAACAGACGCAACTCTGTCACCGTGCATCCATTGTAGGATTGGACCTAAACTGTGTGTACCATAAGTAATCCCGTTAATACCTGTCTGCCATTTTCTTCTCCACTTTGTAATTTCGTTTAAACCTTTCAACTCGTGGATATATTCTCCTTCAGCAAAATATATTTCCCCGAATAAACCTTTCCTTGCTATCTCTTTAACTATGGCGTTTGGCTTCATATAGGTAAAGTTTTCTGCCATCATATAAACCCCTTTAGATTCTTTTGCCACTTTAACAAGTTTTTTACATTCAGGAATAGATATACCAGCAGGAACTTCACTTAAAATATGAAGGTTCTTTTTTAAAGAATCTATTGCTTGAGGTACATGAAACGGCATCGGTGTAGCAACTATAACAGCATTAATGTCTGCTTTTTTAAGCATCTCTTTATAGTCAGTATATTTTTCGGAAGCACCAAAAAACAATCTCTTCTCCTCAAGTCTCTCTTCGTTAGTATCACATACAGCCTCAACTTTTAATCCTTTAAGAATATCTATTGCGTATTTAAAAGAACTACCCCTTTTTACAGCCCCAATAATTCCTATTTTAATTTCTTTTGCCATAATAATTCTTCTAATCTTTAAGTTGATATTTAAGTATAACCTCTTCTGGTTTGCTACCATTTTTTACAACATCTATTAATGCAGATTGAAAACTTGCTGGGTCAACAACCTGTATGGCGTTTCTGCCAAAGACAACTCCTTTAGCACCATCTTTTATCTCGTTATAAGCAAGTTTAAGAGCATCAAGTTGTGTAGGAAGTTTTGCTGCACCTAAAGCAAATATAGGGATAGGACATCCCGCTACAACTTCTGTAAAAGATTCTGTATAAAAGGTTTTTATCATATCTGCGCCAAGTTCAGCTATAATTCTGCATCCAATCTTTATTTCTTGAAACATCTCTGCAGAAGATTTTGTGTCGCTATATGCTGGGAAGTATTCCCCAATGACTGGTATCTCATATTTATGTGCTTCTGCTGTTAGTTTTCTAAATATTTCAACATTTTTTGCATCTCTTTTTTCGCTACCTGTGTTTAAAGTTAAAGATATAAGTGCTATCTCCCCACCCAAAGTAAGCATCTCTTCTGAAGAGAAAGCCTCCGCTGATGGTGATTCATTGTAGTTCCAATGGAAACAGTAAACAGTATTCCAATTTAGACGTGTGATTGCAAGAGGAGCACTCTTTTTTGCAAAGTAGTTGCCTGTATGTCTGAGCATACCAGGAGATATTAAAACTCCATCAACGTTTGGATTGATTTTTGAGACAGTCTCTTTAATATTTACCATACCCGGTATAGGTCCATCAAATTCTCCGTGGTCGCAGGCA
Protein-coding sequences here:
- a CDS encoding Gfo/Idh/MocA family oxidoreductase, encoding MAKEIKIGIIGAVKRGSSFKYAIDILKGLKVEAVCDTNEERLEEKRLFFGASEKYTDYKEMLKKADINAVIVATPMPFHVPQAIDSLKKNLHILSEVPAGISIPECKKLVKVAKESKGVYMMAENFTYMKPNAIVKEIARKGLFGEIYFAEGEYIHELKGLNEITKWRRKWQTGINGITYGTHSLGPILQWMHGDRVASVSCVGSGHHYKDPRGDYYENEDTCLMLCKMSKGGLVKIRVDMLSDRPHAMNNYSLQGTDGCYESARAEGERNRIWLRNISSNMNIWKDLSELEDEFLPANWKKHLEIAKKAGHGGGDFLEMLDFMDAINGRRPCPIGIHEAMDMTLPGLVSQQSILKGGKWLPVPDSREW